In Zobellia roscoffensis, the following are encoded in one genomic region:
- a CDS encoding response regulator, protein MKYNLIIADDHKMFIDGLLSILNDAPEFSVATTAKNGAQVVKYLDINGANELHLLITDLSMPEMDGIELNRIVKEKYPTLKTLVVSMHIDGGMIEKLIQNNVDGYVPKNAEKDELLTAMRTVVKGEKYFSQEVKRAYTDAMFENKKQEKVHLTDREKEVLKLIADEYTTQEIADELFLSKHTIESYRKNLISKLQVKNLAGLTKHAIKIGLLDS, encoded by the coding sequence ATGAAATATAACCTCATCATAGCAGATGACCATAAAATGTTTATAGATGGTTTACTGAGTATCTTAAACGATGCCCCTGAATTTTCAGTAGCTACTACGGCTAAAAATGGTGCGCAGGTGGTTAAATATCTAGACATTAACGGTGCCAATGAACTTCACTTGCTCATTACCGACCTCAGCATGCCGGAAATGGATGGCATTGAACTGAACCGAATAGTAAAGGAAAAATATCCTACCCTAAAAACATTGGTAGTAAGTATGCATATTGATGGAGGAATGATAGAGAAACTCATTCAAAACAATGTAGATGGTTACGTTCCTAAAAATGCTGAAAAAGACGAGCTTTTAACGGCTATGCGAACCGTTGTAAAAGGCGAAAAGTACTTTTCACAAGAAGTAAAACGTGCCTATACAGACGCCATGTTCGAAAACAAAAAGCAAGAAAAGGTTCATCTAACCGACCGTGAAAAAGAGGTACTTAAACTTATTGCGGATGAATATACCACACAAGAAATTGCAGATGAACTCTTTCTGAGCAAACACACCATAGAGAGCTATCGTAAGAACCTCATTTCAAAACTACAGGTAAAAAATTTAGCTGGTCTTACCAAACACGCTATTAAAATTGGCCTTTTAGATTCTTAG
- a CDS encoding outer membrane beta-barrel family protein: MHLKFTTTFLPLLLTLFLANMSQAQNGEIEITGTVVETGGQPVAFATVLIGDKATQKGITGTTTLDDGSFSLKTDAQDFFVEISFIGFEKKRFDNLVPANGKIDLKKITLAADAQQLSEVVVAGEVSRTQFKLDKRVFNVGKDISSTGASALEVLNNVPSVNVNIEGQISLRGSQGVQVLINGKPSILTGEGGNALGTITSDMIERVEVITNPSAKYDAEGTSGIINIVIKKEEREGFNGSISLNTGSPDNHSFGLSLNRRTERFNLFSQLGAGYRELPDDRENINRNLVSGTSIFSKGKEYRNEEFYNIILGTDYYINENNVLTLSGNFAYEIEDQPSQTNYESRDADNQLVSEWERTETTEATNPKYQYELQYKSDFKDHEDHDLLFSALGNFFGKDQSSDFEDLTISGEDQDAVQRTRTEFKEAEYTFKLDYTRPFNEEWTMETGGQYVMNDVSNDYEVDDLENEVYVSNPNLTNVFEYDQKVLAIYGTGAYESGKWGVKAGVRAEQTNLNTLLKNTNEKNEQKYTNLFPSAHTSYKFNDKVSIQAGYSRRVYRPDLWDLNPFFNIRNNFNIRQGNPDLQPEFTDSYEVTSIYIIGKASLNFSVYHRYTTEVIESINTLEGDVNISKPENIGTNKATGVEFNGKYSPVKWFTATTDINYNRFVRDGSLGSQVFDFNADRWSGKLMAKIKLPADIDFETTGNYQSSYETVQGNTSDNLFLDLGARKKILKGKGVVNFSVRDVFASRVNETETIQDTFSTYSRRQRGRFITFGFSYGFGKGEAMEYSGRRR, from the coding sequence ATGCATCTAAAATTTACCACTACTTTTTTGCCACTTCTTTTAACGCTTTTTCTAGCGAATATGAGCCAGGCTCAAAATGGAGAGATCGAGATTACAGGTACGGTCGTGGAAACCGGCGGACAGCCCGTGGCATTTGCTACGGTACTGATTGGCGATAAAGCCACACAAAAAGGAATTACGGGAACCACCACTTTAGATGATGGTTCGTTTAGTTTAAAAACGGATGCACAGGACTTCTTCGTTGAAATTAGTTTTATAGGCTTTGAGAAAAAAAGATTTGATAACCTCGTGCCCGCAAACGGTAAAATCGATTTAAAGAAAATAACACTGGCAGCAGATGCCCAACAACTGTCTGAAGTTGTTGTTGCCGGAGAGGTATCCCGGACACAGTTTAAACTAGATAAACGTGTTTTTAACGTAGGCAAGGATATTAGCAGCACGGGAGCCAGTGCATTAGAGGTGCTGAACAATGTACCTTCGGTGAACGTCAATATTGAAGGGCAAATAAGCTTACGCGGAAGCCAAGGGGTACAAGTTCTAATCAACGGGAAACCGTCCATTCTTACGGGAGAAGGTGGGAATGCCTTGGGTACGATTACTTCAGATATGATTGAACGGGTGGAGGTTATTACCAACCCCTCGGCGAAATATGATGCGGAGGGTACTTCGGGAATCATTAATATTGTCATAAAGAAAGAAGAACGTGAAGGATTTAATGGATCTATTAGCTTAAATACGGGGTCTCCGGACAATCATAGTTTTGGTTTAAGTCTCAATCGCCGTACGGAACGCTTCAATCTATTTAGTCAGTTGGGAGCTGGATATAGAGAATTACCGGACGATAGAGAGAATATTAACAGGAATCTGGTTAGTGGTACTTCAATTTTCTCAAAAGGTAAGGAGTATAGGAACGAAGAGTTTTATAATATTATTCTAGGGACGGATTATTACATTAATGAAAATAATGTATTAACCCTTTCGGGGAATTTTGCCTATGAAATAGAGGACCAACCTTCACAAACCAATTATGAATCTAGGGATGCGGATAACCAATTAGTTTCGGAATGGGAACGTACGGAAACTACTGAAGCAACAAACCCAAAATATCAATACGAGCTTCAGTATAAAAGCGATTTTAAAGACCACGAAGACCATGACCTTTTGTTCAGTGCTTTGGGTAATTTCTTTGGAAAGGACCAGTCTTCTGATTTTGAAGATTTGACCATTTCGGGAGAAGACCAAGATGCTGTGCAACGTACACGGACCGAATTTAAGGAGGCTGAATATACTTTTAAGTTAGATTACACAAGGCCTTTTAATGAGGAGTGGACCATGGAGACAGGAGGTCAATATGTAATGAACGATGTAAGTAATGACTATGAGGTAGATGATTTAGAAAATGAGGTTTATGTATCCAACCCTAATTTAACCAACGTATTTGAGTATGATCAAAAAGTCTTGGCAATTTATGGAACGGGTGCTTACGAAAGTGGTAAATGGGGAGTTAAGGCCGGAGTGCGTGCGGAGCAGACCAATCTTAATACATTGTTGAAAAATACCAATGAAAAGAATGAACAGAAGTATACAAATCTTTTCCCCAGTGCACATACTTCCTATAAATTTAATGATAAAGTTTCTATTCAGGCAGGGTATTCACGAAGAGTGTATCGTCCGGATTTGTGGGATTTGAATCCGTTTTTCAATATTAGAAACAATTTTAATATCCGCCAGGGTAATCCAGATTTACAACCAGAATTTACAGACTCTTATGAGGTTACTAGTATTTATATCATAGGAAAAGCATCGCTTAATTTTAGCGTTTATCACCGCTATACTACAGAAGTAATTGAGTCTATTAATACGTTAGAGGGAGATGTGAACATTAGCAAACCAGAAAATATTGGAACCAATAAAGCCACAGGTGTTGAGTTTAATGGAAAATATAGTCCGGTTAAATGGTTTACCGCAACTACGGATATAAATTATAATAGGTTTGTGAGAGATGGGAGCCTAGGTTCTCAAGTGTTTGATTTTAATGCTGATAGATGGTCAGGCAAACTTATGGCGAAAATTAAATTACCTGCGGATATTGATTTTGAAACTACAGGAAATTACCAGAGTAGCTATGAAACCGTACAAGGTAATACCAGTGATAATTTGTTTTTAGACCTTGGTGCGCGCAAGAAAATATTAAAGGGTAAAGGTGTCGTAAACTTTAGTGTAAGAGATGTATTTGCCTCAAGGGTAAATGAAACTGAAACAATACAAGATACTTTTTCAACATATAGTCGTAGACAGAGAGGTAGGTTTATTACTTTTGGCTTTAGCTATGGTTTCGGTAAAGGTGAAGCCATGGAATATTCAGGTAGAAGAAGATAA
- a CDS encoding heavy metal translocating P-type ATPase, with protein MDEGCCGSGDSCSTEKSNNPYLPAILSFTLLLAGMAMDYFEVPFFQGWVRLIWYVAAYIPVGFPVMKMGWNAILKGQFFTEFFLMTVATVGAFVLGEYPEGVTVMLFYAVGELFQDAAVSRAKGNIQALLDVRPNEARVFRNEEYVTVVPDEVKIGEKVQVRVGEKIPIDGILLSEKASLNTAAISGESKPTSAIKGAKVFEGSINLDGVVEVESSKEFKDSSIARILDMVQNATARKSKTELFIRKFARIYTPIVVYLAIALTLLPYFFVEIYVFQDWLYRALVFLVISCPCALVISIPLGYFGGLGAASRNGILFKGASFLDTMTKLNTIAMDKTGTVTKGVFKIRDIVLHGNGQNESTITQNELMNYLAALESQSTHPIAKAIMDFHLKEDLGFSATEVTEVAGMGLKGTVNGKTVFAGNETLLTAHGIRVPDTALAIADSLVMIAIDDVFVGYVTIADELKDDAGQAVLEMKKTGITNIIMLSGDTDAITQGVAKKLNIKNAKGGLLPEDKLDEVERLKKKPRATVAFVGDGINDAPVLAASDVGIAMGGLGSDVAIETADVIIQTDQPTKVAQAIEIAKSTRRIVWQNIALAFGVKAFVLLLGASGMATMWEAVFADVGVALLAILNAVRLQHMKWD; from the coding sequence ATGGACGAGGGATGTTGCGGTTCTGGTGACAGTTGTAGTACGGAAAAGAGTAACAACCCGTACCTGCCCGCTATCCTAAGTTTTACGCTTTTGTTGGCCGGTATGGCAATGGATTATTTTGAAGTTCCATTCTTTCAGGGTTGGGTTCGCCTTATTTGGTATGTAGCGGCCTATATTCCTGTGGGTTTTCCCGTTATGAAAATGGGCTGGAACGCTATTTTAAAGGGACAGTTTTTTACGGAATTTTTTCTAATGACCGTAGCTACTGTAGGTGCTTTTGTACTGGGGGAGTATCCAGAAGGCGTCACGGTAATGTTATTTTATGCTGTTGGTGAACTGTTTCAAGATGCGGCCGTGTCTAGGGCAAAAGGCAATATCCAGGCCTTATTGGACGTCCGGCCCAACGAGGCGCGAGTTTTTCGCAATGAGGAGTATGTAACCGTAGTACCGGACGAAGTCAAAATCGGGGAAAAAGTTCAGGTACGTGTAGGGGAGAAGATACCCATAGACGGCATCTTGTTATCCGAAAAGGCAAGTTTGAACACCGCCGCCATTTCCGGGGAAAGCAAACCCACATCCGCTATTAAAGGAGCTAAAGTATTTGAGGGCAGCATCAATTTGGATGGTGTGGTGGAAGTGGAAAGTTCCAAGGAGTTTAAAGATAGTTCCATTGCCCGTATTCTAGATATGGTTCAGAATGCTACGGCAAGGAAGTCTAAGACGGAGCTTTTCATAAGAAAATTTGCTAGGATTTATACACCTATCGTAGTGTATTTGGCAATTGCACTTACCCTGTTGCCCTATTTTTTCGTAGAAATATATGTTTTTCAGGATTGGTTGTACCGGGCATTGGTGTTTTTAGTGATTTCATGCCCTTGTGCGCTGGTCATCTCTATTCCCTTGGGATATTTTGGGGGATTGGGTGCGGCATCTAGGAATGGTATTCTGTTTAAAGGGGCCTCGTTTTTGGATACCATGACCAAGCTGAATACCATAGCGATGGATAAAACGGGAACGGTGACCAAAGGGGTGTTTAAAATCAGGGATATTGTATTACATGGAAATGGACAAAATGAAAGCACAATCACCCAAAATGAGCTAATGAACTACCTCGCAGCTCTGGAGTCACAATCTACACACCCGATAGCCAAAGCCATAATGGACTTTCATTTGAAGGAAGATTTAGGGTTTAGCGCAACGGAGGTTACCGAAGTAGCCGGCATGGGGCTAAAAGGTACCGTTAACGGTAAAACGGTCTTTGCAGGTAATGAAACTTTATTGACTGCTCATGGCATAAGAGTACCCGATACTGCATTGGCTATAGCGGACAGTTTAGTTATGATAGCCATTGATGATGTATTTGTGGGGTATGTAACCATTGCGGATGAGTTGAAGGACGATGCCGGACAGGCCGTTCTGGAAATGAAAAAGACGGGCATCACTAATATAATAATGCTTTCCGGTGATACGGATGCCATCACCCAAGGGGTAGCAAAAAAACTAAATATAAAAAATGCCAAAGGCGGCCTCTTGCCCGAAGACAAACTGGACGAAGTAGAGCGTCTAAAAAAGAAGCCTAGAGCTACTGTAGCGTTTGTAGGAGATGGAATTAATGATGCGCCAGTGTTGGCAGCTAGTGATGTGGGTATCGCAATGGGTGGTCTGGGCAGTGATGTAGCCATAGAAACGGCCGATGTTATCATACAGACCGATCAGCCTACCAAAGTGGCACAGGCCATAGAAATAGCAAAATCCACAAGACGTATCGTTTGGCAGAATATAGCTCTTGCTTTTGGTGTCAAAGCTTTTGTTCTGCTTTTGGGTGCTTCTGGTATGGCTACCATGTGGGAGGCCGTTTTTGCAGATGTGGGTGTGGCATTGTTGGCAATTCTTAACGCAGTGCGTTTACAGCATATGAAATGGGATTGA
- a CDS encoding efflux RND transporter periplasmic adaptor subunit — MKNLYKYIAVTLFVLMLGLTSCGDSQTKENGSESNHGHEETGKHEEGKEEVMLNEQQYEALQMQTDTLHMRNMSGYVEANGQLEVPPQNEAAITSVVGANVVAIEVIEGDKIEKGQTVAYLSHPNIIQKQTDYLNAFSNSQFLKKEYERQKKLYDAGVGSGLNFQKAEAEYQASRGKVRGMAAQLKQLNINAAGVQKGTIYQRVALRSPIEGHVQKVNVKTGQYVDPQAHLFEVVDTHHVHADLMVFEKDVYKIKEGQTVKFYVQSLGEKELIAEIYSIGKTFEKSPKALHVHAEIENKEGNLIPGMYIKGRIQVANNDVKAIPESAIAKDGNKSFVFTVEEEGDAFSFVPYEVTIGSVDDGWVAIDFFKEINDSARFAFNNAYYLMAEMKKGEAEHSH, encoded by the coding sequence ATGAAAAATCTATATAAATACATTGCAGTTACACTGTTCGTTTTGATGTTAGGTCTTACCTCTTGTGGTGATAGCCAAACGAAAGAAAATGGGAGTGAATCAAATCATGGCCATGAAGAAACTGGCAAACACGAAGAAGGAAAAGAAGAGGTAATGCTCAATGAACAGCAATATGAAGCTTTACAAATGCAGACGGATACTTTGCATATGCGGAATATGAGCGGTTACGTTGAGGCAAACGGGCAATTAGAAGTGCCGCCACAGAACGAAGCAGCAATAACTTCTGTAGTAGGGGCAAACGTGGTAGCTATAGAAGTGATAGAAGGTGATAAAATTGAAAAGGGCCAGACGGTAGCCTATCTTTCTCACCCGAACATCATTCAAAAACAAACGGATTATTTAAACGCTTTTAGCAATAGCCAGTTTTTGAAAAAAGAATACGAGCGCCAGAAAAAACTGTATGATGCAGGCGTAGGTAGCGGACTAAATTTTCAGAAAGCTGAGGCCGAGTACCAAGCATCCAGAGGAAAGGTGAGGGGTATGGCTGCACAATTAAAGCAATTGAATATAAACGCCGCAGGTGTACAAAAGGGAACTATTTACCAGCGGGTGGCACTGCGCAGTCCTATTGAAGGGCACGTACAAAAGGTAAATGTGAAAACGGGACAATATGTAGATCCCCAAGCCCATCTTTTTGAAGTAGTGGATACACACCACGTGCATGCTGATCTTATGGTTTTTGAGAAAGATGTGTATAAGATTAAAGAGGGGCAAACGGTTAAGTTTTATGTACAATCTTTGGGTGAAAAGGAGTTGATCGCTGAGATTTATTCCATTGGTAAAACCTTTGAGAAAAGTCCAAAAGCGCTACATGTGCATGCAGAGATTGAGAATAAAGAGGGAAACTTAATTCCTGGAATGTATATAAAAGGCAGGATTCAAGTGGCTAATAATGATGTGAAGGCAATTCCAGAAAGTGCCATTGCCAAAGACGGAAATAAGAGTTTTGTATTTACCGTAGAGGAAGAGGGCGATGCATTTAGTTTTGTTCCGTATGAGGTTACTATAGGAAGCGTAGATGATGGTTGGGTGGCTATAGATTTTTTCAAAGAAATTAATGACTCCGCTAGATTTGCTTTTAATAATGCCTATTATTTAATGGCGGAAATGAAAAAAGGGGAGGCAGAACATAGCCACTGA